One segment of Thermodesulfovibrio sp. 3907-1M DNA contains the following:
- a CDS encoding 2-isopropylmalate synthase, with translation MRRIKIFDTTLRDGEQSPGASMNVDEKIQVAKQLKKLGVDIIEAGFPIASPGDFEAVNRISKEVKGVVVAGLCRARDEDIERAAEALKPAEQKRIHTFIATSDIHLKYKLRMNREQVIEAAVKAVKKARQYTDDVEFSAEDATRSDWEYLCKVTEEVIKAGATTVNIPDTVGYTIPQEYGELIEYLLNNVPNIDKATISVHCHNDLGLAVANSLTAILKGAGQVECTINGIGERAGNAALEEIVMALKVRNDFFKADTGIVTQEIYRTSRLISKITGMVVQPNKAIVGANAFAHEAGIHQDGVLKERTTYEIMRPEDIGIPSSKIVLGKHSGRHAFKKRLEELGFSLTEEEINRAFERFKRLADQKKYIFNEDIEALVSDEVLRIAEVYQLIDLEVASGTKKKPTATVKMKINGEEKEITISGDGPVDAVYKAITELTGSKAELNKFEIKAITGGTDALGEVTVILEEGGHTVRGHGSDTDIIVASAKAYINALNKLALKNLKA, from the coding sequence AATAGAAGCAGGATTTCCCATTGCATCACCAGGAGATTTTGAGGCAGTAAACAGAATTTCAAAGGAAGTAAAAGGAGTGGTTGTTGCTGGATTATGTAGAGCCCGTGATGAAGACATTGAAAGAGCAGCTGAGGCACTGAAACCGGCAGAACAAAAAAGAATTCATACATTTATTGCCACATCAGATATACATTTAAAATATAAACTACGAATGAACAGAGAGCAGGTTATTGAAGCAGCTGTGAAAGCTGTTAAAAAAGCAAGGCAGTATACTGATGATGTTGAGTTTTCAGCTGAGGATGCAACCCGTTCAGACTGGGAGTATCTCTGTAAAGTTACTGAAGAAGTAATAAAAGCAGGCGCTACAACTGTAAACATTCCAGATACAGTGGGGTACACAATTCCGCAGGAGTATGGAGAGCTCATTGAGTATCTTTTGAACAACGTGCCTAACATAGATAAAGCCACAATAAGTGTTCACTGTCATAATGATCTTGGACTTGCGGTGGCAAACTCTCTCACTGCAATTCTTAAGGGCGCAGGACAGGTAGAATGCACAATTAATGGAATTGGTGAGAGAGCTGGAAATGCAGCTTTGGAGGAGATTGTTATGGCACTTAAAGTAAGAAACGACTTCTTTAAAGCTGACACAGGAATCGTTACTCAGGAAATTTACAGAACAAGCAGGCTTATAAGCAAGATTACAGGAATGGTTGTTCAGCCCAATAAAGCAATTGTTGGAGCAAACGCCTTTGCCCATGAAGCAGGAATTCATCAGGACGGAGTTCTCAAGGAAAGAACAACCTATGAGATCATGAGACCTGAAGACATAGGAATTCCCAGCTCAAAAATAGTGCTTGGTAAACACTCTGGAAGACATGCATTCAAGAAAAGACTTGAAGAACTTGGCTTTAGCCTTACAGAAGAAGAGATAAACAGAGCCTTTGAAAGATTTAAAAGGCTTGCAGATCAGAAGAAATATATCTTTAATGAAGACATTGAGGCACTTGTTTCCGATGAAGTTTTAAGAATAGCAGAGGTTTATCAACTTATAGACCTTGAGGTGGCAAGCGGAACAAAGAAAAAACCGACAGCTACAGTAAAAATGAAGATAAACGGAGAGGAAAAAGAAATTACTATCTCAGGTGATGGACCTGTTGATGCGGTTTACAAAGCTATAACTGAACTTACAGGTTCAAAGGCTGAACTCAATAAATTTGAGATTAAGGCAATAACAGGTGGAACAGATGCTCTTGGAGAAGTAACAGTTATTCTTGAAGAAGGTGGACATACTGTAAGAGGACATGGCTCTGATACAGATATAATTGTTGCCTCTGCAAAAGCCTACATCAATGCTCTGAATAAACTTGCTTTAAAGAATCTGAAGGCTTAA